The DNA segment GAAATTGCACAGTTTCGCAGGCTGCGTAAGTCACGTCGGAAATTTACTTAACAGTACATAGAATATATTAACGCCTTCATTTACGATATTCATTCGTAAAGAAGGCGTTTTTTTTCATCTTAAAATATTTTTTAAAAAATTGTCTCCTCACTGATCAGTTTGTTCTATGTAAGGACTACTAAGGCAAAAAACCTGAATATCCAAACATACAAATAAACCCCAACTACTTAACAAGTAGAGAGTGGCGATCGGAGCAGACTATGTATTATTTATCAGAGTATCAAACATTTACTAGCGTCAAAGAAATGGATAAGCATGTTCAGCAGCATACCAATGCCCATTATCATGAGTTAATCCAAACGGATCGCGACGTCCTATCTTTACTTAGTCGATACTCTTGTAAATTTCCTGGGGCTGCTCATTTGAAAGTAGAAACGATCATGAAGGCATTGTCAAAGTCAGATGTGACGATTCGTCGTGCCATTCGTAAATTGGCGAAGTTACATATTATCGAAAAAATCTCGTTTATACGTCGCGTCTCAAAAGGCTATGGTGCGAACATTCTTCGTATTTTACCCTTTGAAGACAAGTCGACTATGATCACTCGCAGTTCTACCGAAAGTGTTACGCCTGTAAGCGTTCAATCTCCTGAAATCGAGAAACAAACCTCTCTTTCTAATAATCTTATACAGGATACATATGATACAGAGGACGCGATTAAGGAGGGGTTAATTACCAAGTTACCAGAAAGAATCGGACGTATTTTGGGTGCTTTCTTTGACATGAATACCGTTTATAAAGTGTATGGCATCATGCTGCGAGCTAAAGCAAAAATAGATCGAACCATGATGTTTGAGGAGTATGAAGAAGACTATATTAGCGCGATTCTTTCCGTGGTCAATGCCTATAAACGAGGACGAGTTAAGAATATATTTGGTGTATTATATGCAGCGATTCTAAGTGCCACAAAGCGTTTATATGTGACGGCTTTATTT comes from the Paenisporosarcina antarctica genome and includes:
- a CDS encoding helix-turn-helix domain-containing protein; the encoded protein is MYYLSEYQTFTSVKEMDKHVQQHTNAHYHELIQTDRDVLSLLSRYSCKFPGAAHLKVETIMKALSKSDVTIRRAIRKLAKLHIIEKISFIRRVSKGYGANILRILPFEDKSTMITRSSTESVTPVSVQSPEIEKQTSLSNNLIQDTYDTEDAIKEGLITKLPERIGRILGAFFDMNTVYKVYGIMLRAKAKIDRTMMFEEYEEDYISAILSVVNAYKRGRVKNIFGVLYAAILSATKRLYVTALFNDAMDR